In one Ferroacidibacillus organovorans genomic region, the following are encoded:
- the dapF gene encoding diaminopimelate epimerase codes for MRFTKMHGLGNNYIYVDLWQEQIPEEALSPLAIAVSDVNRGIGSDGLITIGPSAVADAQMRILNADGSESQNCGNGIRCVGKYLYDHALTKASAITVETKAGVMKLDLHIDERDLVSTVTVDMGPARLRRADLPVLSGEPEETALHDELSLNGETLQFTGISMGNPHAIFFVDDAKTHPVEVYGPLVERHALFPERVNVEFITMKNRRELDFRVWERGSGITQACGTGACAAVVAACLHNVSDRGEDVTVHLLGGDLVIRYDYDGHVYMTGPAEEICTGDWPHEPWRA; via the coding sequence ATGCGCTTTACGAAAATGCATGGGCTTGGCAATAACTACATCTACGTCGATCTTTGGCAAGAACAAATTCCAGAAGAGGCGCTTTCACCCCTGGCCATTGCCGTATCCGATGTGAATCGCGGTATCGGCTCTGACGGATTGATCACGATTGGACCGTCTGCAGTCGCTGACGCGCAGATGAGAATCCTTAACGCGGACGGGTCAGAGTCGCAAAACTGCGGAAACGGGATTCGCTGTGTCGGGAAGTACCTCTATGACCACGCCTTGACGAAAGCGTCGGCAATTACAGTGGAGACAAAAGCGGGCGTCATGAAGCTTGATTTACACATTGACGAGCGCGATCTTGTATCTACTGTGACCGTTGACATGGGACCAGCTCGTCTGCGACGCGCTGATCTCCCCGTGCTCTCTGGTGAGCCTGAAGAGACTGCGCTACATGATGAGCTCTCACTAAATGGAGAAACACTTCAATTTACAGGCATCTCGATGGGAAATCCACACGCGATCTTTTTTGTCGATGATGCGAAAACACATCCCGTCGAGGTATACGGCCCATTGGTCGAGCGGCATGCGCTGTTTCCAGAGCGCGTCAATGTCGAGTTTATCACGATGAAGAATCGCCGCGAGCTTGATTTTCGCGTTTGGGAGCGCGGTTCTGGGATCACGCAGGCGTGCGGCACAGGTGCGTGCGCGGCTGTTGTCGCCGCGTGTCTTCACAACGTGAGTGACCGCGGGGAGGACGTCACTGTCCATTTGCTCGGGGGAGACCTTGTGATCCGCTATGATTATGATGGGCATGTCTACATGACGGGCCCTGCTGAAGAGATCTGCACGGGAGATTGGCCGCATGAACCGTGGCGCGCGTGA
- a CDS encoding DMT family transporter, translating to MARVSQARLAVFALLIVSAIWGAHAVVGANVERVIAPLPLTVGRFTVTALCFFPALFHARKRFRQMSMRTWLTLTAAGLSVAVFYPLFYYQSLLTLSPVESLLIINAAPILAAFLAFVFYRERLSRRQLLGMGIALFGVILIATKASGRGHTSLSALLDAGIGMASFAFYTVISRKLFQALPRFDVLGVTSVIGALALWLIAFAQGQADHTLETYAHLTLAAWLGFLFIALFVSVIAYTLFGYALPRVPTGLSASLTFYPQAVFAALLQWVIIGTLPTLRTFLGGGVLLVGTFLLQKSNVQTSGKDLGEQTARENRSSQL from the coding sequence GTGGCGCGCGTGAGTCAGGCGCGCCTTGCCGTGTTCGCGCTGCTCATCGTCAGCGCGATTTGGGGTGCGCATGCAGTCGTTGGCGCAAACGTCGAGCGCGTGATCGCACCTCTTCCTCTTACTGTTGGGCGATTCACGGTCACTGCACTCTGTTTTTTTCCTGCACTTTTTCACGCTCGTAAACGATTTCGTCAAATGAGCATGCGCACGTGGCTCACGCTTACTGCGGCGGGACTCTCTGTCGCTGTTTTTTATCCGCTTTTTTATTATCAGTCGCTCTTGACGCTCTCGCCCGTCGAATCGCTTTTGATCATCAATGCCGCACCAATTCTTGCCGCTTTCTTGGCGTTTGTGTTCTATCGGGAGCGCTTGTCGCGCAGACAGTTGCTTGGCATGGGCATCGCTCTTTTCGGGGTCATTCTCATCGCGACAAAGGCGAGTGGCCGCGGTCACACCAGTTTGTCGGCACTGCTAGACGCTGGCATCGGGATGGCTTCTTTCGCGTTTTACACGGTCATCTCGCGTAAACTTTTTCAGGCGCTGCCGCGCTTTGACGTGCTTGGCGTCACTTCCGTCATAGGCGCTCTCGCTCTCTGGCTCATCGCCTTCGCGCAGGGGCAGGCAGACCACACCTTAGAAACCTATGCGCATCTCACGCTGGCCGCGTGGCTTGGCTTTCTTTTTATCGCACTTTTTGTCAGTGTCATCGCCTACACGCTTTTTGGGTACGCCTTGCCGCGCGTGCCCACAGGACTTTCTGCCAGCCTGACCTTTTATCCGCAGGCGGTCTTTGCCGCGCTCCTTCAATGGGTGATCATCGGTACGCTGCCGACCCTGCGCACATTTCTTGGCGGCGGTGTCCTACTTGTCGGCACGTTTTTGCTGCAAAAATCGAATGTGCAAACAAGCGGGAAAGACCTGGGCGAACAGACAGCCCGTGAGAACCGTTCTTCTCAACTTTGA
- a CDS encoding AAA family ATPase — protein sequence MTRIVLQRNERGSRTWPEEAYARALDDRDVARRRTDSRAVSERPPIADVDKNALLEPLHRLVGLTEVKAMIEELYAYALIQNKRRVHQLRADSSVWHMVFTGKPGTGKTTVARILGQMFAALGVLSKGHLVEAERADLVGEYIGHTAQKTRTLLDRAQGGILFLDEAYSLSRGGEKDFGREAIDTLVKGLEDRKDDLVVILAGYSQEMSEFLAINPGLCSRFPHHIAFPDFSESELMQIAVRMLETREYALSPDAYIRLRHALRRSREAATFSNGRTVRNMLDRAIRRHALRVVEERDPSREALMTLCANDLRDVERDDRTSGDKARDILHSVVH from the coding sequence GTGACGCGAATTGTGCTTCAAAGAAATGAACGGGGTAGCCGCACTTGGCCTGAGGAGGCCTATGCACGTGCTTTGGATGATCGCGACGTTGCGCGACGCCGCACCGATTCGCGTGCAGTCAGCGAAAGACCGCCGATTGCAGATGTTGACAAAAATGCGCTTTTGGAGCCATTACACCGACTCGTTGGCTTGACGGAGGTCAAGGCGATGATCGAAGAACTCTACGCGTACGCCCTGATTCAAAACAAACGTCGGGTGCATCAATTGAGAGCGGACAGCAGTGTCTGGCACATGGTTTTCACTGGGAAGCCGGGAACGGGCAAAACGACGGTTGCGCGCATTCTTGGACAAATGTTTGCGGCACTTGGCGTGCTGTCAAAGGGGCATCTTGTCGAGGCGGAGCGCGCCGATCTCGTTGGCGAGTACATTGGACACACGGCACAAAAAACGCGCACACTGCTTGATCGGGCGCAAGGGGGCATCCTCTTTCTTGATGAGGCGTACTCTCTTTCGCGCGGTGGGGAAAAAGATTTTGGCCGTGAGGCAATCGACACACTGGTCAAAGGTCTTGAAGATCGCAAGGATGATCTTGTGGTCATCCTTGCTGGGTATTCCCAGGAAATGAGTGAGTTTCTCGCGATCAATCCAGGACTTTGCTCACGCTTTCCGCATCATATTGCGTTCCCGGATTTCTCTGAGTCAGAACTCATGCAAATCGCCGTGCGCATGCTTGAAACGCGTGAATACGCACTCTCGCCGGACGCATACATTCGCCTGCGGCACGCACTTCGCAGGTCGCGGGAGGCCGCGACATTTAGCAATGGGCGCACGGTTCGCAACATGCTTGATCGGGCGATTCGCCGTCACGCGCTGCGCGTCGTCGAGGAACGCGATCCGAGCCGTGAGGCGTTGATGACCTTATGCGCAAACGATCTGCGCGATGTGGAGCGCGATGATCGCACAAGCGGTGACAAGGCGCGTGACATCCTTCATTCTGTGGTACACTAG
- the hflX gene encoding GTPase HflX, with protein MSAGADVVDELAQQVDDKRAGTMIGKGKLEQLCDRVAAVDADLVIFSVDLTGSQVRNLEDGVNVRVIDRTQLILDLFARRAVSAEGSAQVKLAQLSYLLPRLIGSSGHLSRLGGGIGTRGPGETQLETDRRNIRREISDLRRIVEAEGERRRENRRRRKRQGVYSIGLVGYTNAGKSTLLQKLAKRFGERESRGGNDRIFDTLDLTSRRITYEGRTWVVTDTVGFIRALPHHLVDAFRATLEEAVDADVLLHVVDAQDEDANAQMSTVYQVLDNELKSVAPVITVLNKKTDALLTVHGDPSAKRVVAGDVTDEETLFKIANAVDELLGARVHLRLRVPSERSDLIARAYRAGNVQNMTDEANSFHFDLQVDSRDAFLFLPFVETAYSAE; from the coding sequence ATGAGTGCCGGGGCAGACGTGGTCGATGAACTCGCGCAACAGGTGGATGATAAAAGAGCTGGCACGATGATTGGCAAAGGCAAGCTTGAGCAACTGTGTGATCGTGTCGCCGCTGTGGATGCGGATCTGGTCATTTTTAGTGTCGATCTGACGGGGAGTCAGGTGCGAAACCTAGAGGATGGAGTCAATGTCCGCGTCATCGATCGCACGCAGTTGATACTCGACCTCTTTGCGCGCCGCGCTGTCAGTGCGGAGGGATCGGCGCAGGTCAAACTGGCACAGCTCAGTTATTTACTGCCGCGTCTGATCGGTTCGTCAGGTCATCTCTCGCGACTTGGCGGAGGGATCGGGACAAGGGGACCTGGCGAGACACAACTGGAGACGGATCGCCGAAACATACGCCGGGAAATCTCTGACTTACGCCGCATCGTGGAGGCTGAGGGAGAGCGTCGCCGGGAAAATCGCCGCCGCCGCAAGCGGCAGGGGGTGTACTCGATTGGCCTTGTCGGCTATACAAACGCAGGTAAGTCGACGCTTTTGCAAAAGCTTGCCAAACGCTTTGGCGAGCGGGAGTCGCGTGGAGGGAATGACCGTATTTTTGACACGCTCGATTTGACGAGTCGCCGCATCACCTATGAAGGGCGAACGTGGGTGGTGACTGACACGGTCGGGTTCATTCGCGCGCTTCCGCACCATCTCGTCGACGCGTTTCGCGCGACGCTTGAGGAGGCCGTTGACGCAGACGTACTTCTGCACGTCGTCGATGCGCAAGATGAAGACGCAAACGCTCAGATGAGCACGGTGTATCAGGTGCTTGACAATGAATTAAAAAGTGTGGCGCCAGTAATTACGGTGTTGAATAAAAAAACGGATGCGCTACTTACGGTGCACGGCGATCCAAGCGCAAAACGCGTCGTTGCCGGAGATGTTACGGATGAAGAGACACTTTTTAAGATCGCAAACGCGGTTGATGAACTGCTCGGCGCACGCGTCCATCTTCGTTTGCGCGTTCCGTCTGAGCGCAGCGATCTGATTGCCCGGGCGTATCGCGCAGGCAACGTCCAGAATATGACCGATGAGGCGAATTCGTTTCATTTTGATTTGCAAGTCGACTCGCGTGACGCGTTTCTTTTTTTGCCGTTTGTCGAGACGGCGTATTCAGCGGAATGA
- a CDS encoding aminotransferase class I/II-fold pyridoxal phosphate-dependent enzyme, which translates to MAHDETRALWRAIEKEIAPQCARIDELVDANQEKVLRAFQAVNLSDAHLFGSTGYGYSDRGREQLDHVFARSLGAERAIVRASIASGTHALSIAFFGLLRPGDELLYATGEPYDTLAPVIGLRGEGMGSLREFGVAFRTVSLSESGKLDLARILAAVTPQTKVIAFQRSAGYAWRRALSIAELKEAFAAIRRAHPDIRLLVDNCYGEFTEENEPTDVGADVIVGSLIKNPGGGIAPTGGYIAGTHAAIETISYRVTAPGIGAEAGSYENYRLFFQGLYLAPHVVGQALKGSVFAAALLQKNGYLCEPSADLLPRDLVLKIRLETPGRLLAFCRAIQANSPIDAHVKPEPWAMPGYEDPVIMAAGAFVQGASLELSADGPLRPPYTVYLQGGLTYSHVKLAVTAAVKAMSCENLT; encoded by the coding sequence ATGGCACATGATGAGACGCGCGCTTTGTGGCGCGCGATTGAAAAAGAGATTGCGCCACAGTGTGCGCGGATTGATGAGTTGGTTGATGCCAATCAGGAAAAAGTGTTGCGTGCCTTTCAGGCGGTCAACCTTTCGGATGCGCATCTTTTTGGATCGACTGGGTACGGGTACTCGGATCGGGGGCGTGAACAGCTTGATCACGTGTTTGCGCGTTCGCTAGGCGCAGAGCGGGCGATTGTTCGCGCAAGCATCGCCTCGGGAACGCATGCGCTTAGCATTGCCTTTTTTGGTTTGCTGCGACCGGGCGATGAACTGCTTTACGCCACGGGTGAACCTTACGATACGCTGGCTCCCGTCATTGGATTGCGCGGAGAAGGGATGGGTTCACTGCGCGAATTTGGCGTGGCCTTCCGGACGGTATCGCTCAGTGAATCAGGCAAGCTTGATCTTGCACGCATACTCGCTGCGGTGACACCGCAAACAAAAGTGATCGCCTTTCAGCGGTCAGCCGGATATGCGTGGCGGCGCGCGCTATCAATTGCTGAATTGAAAGAAGCGTTTGCAGCCATTCGGCGTGCGCATCCCGATATTCGCTTGTTAGTGGATAATTGTTACGGTGAATTTACGGAAGAAAACGAGCCGACAGATGTCGGGGCGGATGTCATCGTCGGGTCTCTCATTAAAAACCCCGGCGGAGGCATCGCTCCGACCGGAGGGTACATCGCCGGAACCCACGCGGCGATTGAGACGATCAGTTATCGCGTCACGGCACCCGGCATTGGTGCGGAAGCGGGCTCATATGAGAATTACCGCTTGTTTTTTCAGGGCCTGTATTTGGCTCCGCATGTTGTTGGACAGGCTTTGAAAGGGTCGGTGTTTGCGGCGGCACTCCTTCAAAAAAACGGATATTTGTGTGAACCATCCGCAGATCTTCTTCCGCGCGATCTTGTCCTTAAAATAAGGCTTGAAACCCCAGGTCGACTTCTTGCCTTTTGCCGCGCGATCCAGGCGAACTCACCCATTGACGCGCATGTAAAACCTGAACCGTGGGCCATGCCTGGCTATGAAGATCCTGTCATCATGGCGGCTGGTGCCTTTGTCCAGGGCGCTTCACTTGAGTTGTCAGCGGATGGACCTTTACGTCCACCTTATACTGTCTATCTTCAAGGGGGGCTTACGTATTCACACGTCAAGCTCGCAGTGACGGCTGCGGTGAAAGCGATGTCGTGCGAAAACCTTACATAG
- a CDS encoding MerR family transcriptional regulator, which produces MDDATRRNLALFPIGIVQRLTDLTARQIRYYEQNELIHPERTDGNQRLFSFNDVERLLEIKSLIDKGLNIAGIKAMIHKNEPGHTGAIQRPEVTPELTDSQLHELLMREISEGQDYPGVRTSMIQGELSRFFHKS; this is translated from the coding sequence ATGGATGACGCGACGAGGAGAAATCTAGCCCTTTTTCCGATCGGAATCGTGCAGCGATTGACCGACTTGACAGCGCGACAAATTCGCTATTATGAACAAAATGAATTGATTCACCCTGAGCGAACGGATGGCAATCAACGATTGTTTTCATTCAACGATGTTGAACGCCTGCTGGAAATTAAGAGTCTTATTGACAAAGGGCTCAACATCGCGGGCATTAAGGCAATGATTCATAAAAACGAGCCTGGCCACACGGGCGCGATCCAGCGGCCGGAAGTGACGCCGGAGTTGACAGATTCGCAATTGCATGAGCTGCTCATGCGCGAGATCTCTGAGGGACAAGATTATCCGGGCGTGAGAACGTCGATGATTCAGGGTGAATTGTCTCGTTTTTTCCATAAGTCCTAA